One window from the genome of Bacillota bacterium LX-D encodes:
- a CDS encoding sporulation protein, giving the protein MSFLGRAMASIGIGSAKVDTYISNTRLRPEENLIGQVKIVGGNIAQQIAKIYLYLMTHYFRESNDTKIKENIILAQFELTDSFLLNPKEKREIPFSFIIPKDTPVTIGNCSVWVHTGLDIKMGIDPTDYDKLHILPHRYTEVILEALNNLGFILVQCENEYSRLPGKRLPFVQEFEFKPGELFKGQLAELEVVFLPNQYGIELILEIDRSARSLKGLLLESLDLNERLIRIKIPDSELEKGSNFMADYLSKTISRYLY; this is encoded by the coding sequence ATGTCTTTTTTAGGACGGGCAATGGCTAGTATTGGAATTGGATCTGCTAAAGTCGATACCTATATTTCAAATACACGTTTACGACCTGAAGAAAATTTAATTGGGCAGGTTAAAATAGTAGGAGGCAACATAGCCCAGCAAATTGCTAAGATTTATCTATACCTCATGACGCATTATTTTCGTGAGTCTAATGATACTAAAATCAAAGAAAATATTATCCTTGCTCAATTTGAATTAACTGACTCATTCCTACTTAACCCTAAAGAAAAACGAGAAATACCTTTTAGTTTCATAATACCCAAAGATACACCCGTAACTATCGGCAATTGCTCCGTTTGGGTACATACTGGTCTGGATATTAAAATGGGCATTGATCCTACAGATTATGATAAATTACATATTTTACCCCATAGATATACTGAAGTTATCCTGGAAGCATTAAATAATCTAGGTTTTATCTTAGTACAATGTGAAAATGAGTACAGTCGCCTTCCCGGCAAGAGATTGCCATTCGTACAAGAATTCGAGTTTAAACCCGGAGAGCTTTTCAAAGGACAGTTAGCTGAGTTAGAAGTTGTTTTTTTGCCCAATCAATATGGTATAGAACTAATTTTAGAAATTGATCGAAGTGCTAGAAGTCTAAAAGGATTACTTTTAGAAAGCTTGGATCTAAACGAAAGATTAATTAGAATTAAAATTCCGGACTCCGAACTAGAAAAAGGTAGCAACTTTATGGCAGATTATCTTAGCAAAACTATCAGCAGATATCTTTATTAA